A region of Culicoides brevitarsis isolate CSIRO-B50_1 chromosome 1, AGI_CSIRO_Cbre_v1, whole genome shotgun sequence DNA encodes the following proteins:
- the LOC134828011 gene encoding sulfide:quinone oxidoreductase, mitochondrial → MNSLKVVNIALRLSRSQVRAFSVTSNNYESHKCKLLIVGGGAGGSAEAAKFTKTLGTNQVIVLEPKDKHYYQPLFTLVGGGMKTLSQTWRPMSQVLPSAAKWIRDAASEFDPKNNTVLTENGDKIEYDFLIIATGLVLHYDKIPGLLEALSEPNGPVCSNYSPKYVDRTFAAFKNFKEGNAVFTFPNSPLKCPGAPQKVMYLFDEYARKTNKRKSANIIYNTTLPNIFGVKHYADALWKICEKRDLKVNLRTNLVKIYPHKKQALFENMDNPEQKMTLDYELLHVTPPQSTPDCLRNNKELTNELGFVDVNKDTLQHVKFSNIFAIGDCSSSPNSKTAASVGSQSKVVHANLLAVMNGKKPSAVYNGYASCPLTTGYWSCIMAEFDYSLTPLESFPLEGSKERLTMMLMKREFLPFLYWQFLVKGLWNGPGWIRKLLVALKLKEKNVTELQLK, encoded by the exons ATGAACTCGTTGAAAGTTGTAAATATCGCTCTCCGGTTGAGCCGGAGTCAAGTTCGTGCCTTTTCCGTGACTTCAAACAATTATGAGAGTCATAA atgcaaATTACTCATTGTCGGCGGAGGAGCAGGCGGTTCAGCAGAAGCTGCGAAATTCACGAAAACATTGGGAACGAATCAAGTAATCGTACTCGAACCGAAGGACAAACATTACTACCAACCTCTTTTCACACTCGTTGGAGGCGGAATGAAAACCCTTTCGCAAACTTGGCGTCCCATGTCTCAAGTTTTGCCTTCAGCTGCGAAATGGATTCGTGATGCTGCCTCCGAATTCGATCCCAAAAACAACACAGTCCTCACGGAAAATGGCGACAAGATCGAATACGATTTCCTCATAATTGCCACGGGACTCGTTTTGCATTACGACAAAATTCCGGGACTATTGGAAGCTCTTTCCGAACCAAATGGACCTGTTTGCTCGAATTATTCTCCGAAATATGTCGATCGAACATTCGCTGCgttcaaaaacttcaaagagGGAAATGCCGTTTTTACTTTTCCCAATTCGCCGTTGAAATGCCCGGGTGCTCCGCAAAAAGTCATGTACTTGTTTGATGAATATGCGCGAAAAACGAACAAACGGAAGAGTGCAAATATCATTTACAACACGACGTTGCCGAATATTTTCGGAGTGAAACATTACGCGGATGCTTTGTGGAAGATTTGTGAGAAACGTGACTTGAAAGTGAATCTGAGGACGAATTTGGTGAAAATTTATCCGCACAAGAAACAGGCGTTGTTTGAAAATATGGATAATCCTGAGCAGAAAATGACGTTAGAT tacgaATTATTGCATGTGACGCCGCCTCAAAGCACGCCAGATTGCTTAAGAAACAACAAAGAACTCACTAACGAGCTTGGATTCGTTGACGTCAACAAAGATACGCTCCAACACGTAAAATTCAGCAATATTTTCGCCATCGGTGATTGTTCATCTTCTCCTAATTCAAAAACTGCAGCTTCAGTTG gaTCCCAATCGAAGGTCGTTCATGCCAATCTTCTCGCCGTGATGAACGGTAAAAAGCCCTCTGCAGTGTATAACGGTTACGCATCATGTCCTTTGACAACGGGATATTGGTCTTGCATAATGGCAGAGTTCGATTACTCGTTAACTCCATTGGAAAGTTTCCCGTTAGAAGGAAGCAAAGAACGATTgacgatgatgttgatgaaaaGGGAATTCCTTCCGTTCCTTTATTggcaatttttggtcaaaggATTGTGGAATGGACCTGGATGGATTCGAAAATTGTTGGTTGCGTTGAAGTTAAAGGAGAAAAATGTCACTGAATTgcaattaaagtaa
- the LOC134828010 gene encoding RNA polymerase-associated protein CTR9 homolog, translating into MSNAIEIPLRDTDEVIELDPEQLPEGDEVLGILRQERSFLSTWVNVALAYYKQGKTADFVKILDASRIDANTEYRDYEKDQMRAFDMLAAYYVQEANREKSKDKKRELFMKATHLYTTADKIIMYDQNHLLGRAYFCLLEGDKMEQADAQFNFVLNQSNNNIPSLLGKACIAFNKKDYRGALAFYKKALRTHPKCPAAVRLGMGHCFLKMNNPEKARLAFQRALDLDPQCVGALVGLAILKLNLHEPESNKIGVQMLSKAYTIDSTNPMVLNHLANHFFFKKDYQKVQHLALHAFHNTENEAMRAESCYQLARAFHAQRDYDQAFQYYYQSTQFAPTNFVLPHYGLGQMYIYRGDSENAAQCFEKVLKVQPGNYETMKILGSLYANSSSQSKRDIARNHLKKVTEQLPDDVEAWIELAQILEQNDLQGSLQAYGTAMTLLKDVGMEVPPEILNNVAALHYRLGNLEEAQKNLQQSLERAKAEVEVDPHYYESISVTMTYNLARLNEAMCCFDKADKLYKDILKEHPNYIDCYLRLGCMARDKGLIFVASDFFKDALKINMDNPDTRSLLGNLHLAKMQWTLGQKNFETILKNPTTSQDAYSLIALGNFWLQSLHQPSKDKEKDKKHQEKALSIFKQVLRNDPKNIWAANGIGCVLAHKGCIIEARDIFAQVREATADFSDVWLNIAHVYVEQKQYISAIQMYENCLKKFFKHNNVEIMLYLARAYFRAGKLKEAKFTLIKARRVAPQDTILLFNIALVLQRLAMQTLKDDKSVLTVVLQAVHELGLSLKYFTYLAQNGDKTRLNVNLAQAEANQCQDLLSQAQYHVARARRIDEQEKSLRQKQEEERREFKKRQEEERRRMEELRHKTKEEMLAKRQEYIEKTKNAILLATVVDEKPQKGRKRRDEYVSSSGSEGPPGEGGERKEKKKREPKPKKDKGARKRREKKQQDGSGSDSEGGEGGAGKKKRGKKRGRVEADKGLTKQQQSRIVSKATISTSESDSDQSRLKIASGSDSGSGSGGDQKIKKKRRIASGSERSSRSRSRSASGSAKSRSGSSRSRSRSGSRSKSRSKSGSRSRSGSRSKSRSRSKSGSRSRSGSRSSRSRSGSRSGSGSRRSGSRSGSESRQGSPVSRKSVSASPN; encoded by the exons ATGTCAAACGCCATAGAAATCCCTTTACGGGATACCGACGAG GTCATCGAATTGGATCCCGAACAACTCCCGGAAGGCGATGAAGTGCTCGGCATCTTGCGACAAGAACGTTCGTTCCTCAGTACTTGGGTCAATGTTGCC ttggcTTATTACAAACAAGGCAAAACCGcggattttgtgaaaattttggatGCATCTCGTATCGACGCCAATACCGAATATCGTGATTATGAAAAGGATCAAATGCGAGCGTTCGATATGTTAGCGGCATATTACGTACAGGAAGCgaatcgtgaaaaatcgaAGGATAAAAAGCGAGAACTTTTCATGAAAGCCACGCATTTGTACACGACAGCCGATAAAATTATCATGTACGACCAAAATCACTTGTTAGGACGAGCGTATTTTTGTTTGCTCGAAGGCGACAAAATGGAACAAGCTGATGCGCAATTTAATTTCGTCTTGAATCAATCGAACAATAATATTCCATCACTTTTGGGCAAAGCGTGCATTGCTTTCAACAAAAAAGATTACCGCGGCGCTTTggcattttacaaaaaagctCTCCGAACACATCCGAAATGCCCGGCAGCGGTTCGATTAGGCATGGGACACTGTTTCCTGAAGATGAACAATCCGGAAAAAGCTAGATTAGCATTTCAACGTGCTTTGGACCTCGATCCGCAATGTGTGGGCGCTCTCGTTGGCTTGGCAATCCTCAAATTGAACTTGCACGAACCCGAATCCAACAAAATTGGCGTTCAAATGCTCTCGAAGGCTTATACGATCGATTCGACAAACCCCATGGTACTGAATCATCTCGCAAAtcactttttcttcaaaaaggaCTATCAAAAAGTCCAACATTTGGCGTTGCATGCATTCCATAACACGGAAAATGAGGCAATGAGAGCCGAAAGTTGCTATCAACTCGCCCGGGCTTTTCATGCGCAACGAGATTACGATCAAGcgtttcaatattattatcaatCGACGCAGTTTGCACCGACAAATTTCGTTTTGCCGCATTATGGGTTGGGTCAGATGTACATTTATCGCGGCGACTCGGAAAATGCAGCGCAATGCTTTGAAAAAGTATTGAAAGTTCAACCCGGGAATTATGAgacgatgaaaattttgggTTCGCTTTACGCTAATTCAAGTTCTCAGTCGAAACGGGACATTGCGAgaaatcatttgaaaaaagtcaCGGAACAACTTCCGGATGACGTTGAAGCTTGGATCGAATTGGCGCAGATTTTGGAACAAAATGACCTTCAAGGGTCCTTGCAAGCTTACGGGACAGCGATGACTTTGTTGAAAGACGTTGGCATGGAAGTTCCTCCTGAAATCCTTAACAACGTCGCTGCCCTTCATTATCGTTTGGGAAATCTCGAAGAAGcccaaaaaaatcttcaacaaAGTTTGGAACGAGCAAAAGCCGAAGTTGAAGTTGATCCGCATTATTACGAGTCAATTTCCGTAACGATGACATACAATTTGGCACGACTCAACGAAGCCATGTGTTGTTTCGATAAAGCCGATAAATTGTACAAAGATATTTTGAAAGAGCATCCCAACTACATCGATTGCTATTTGCGACTTGGATGCATGGCACGAGATAAAGgtttgatttttgttgcttCGGATTTCTTCAAAGATGCACTGAAGATTAACATGGATAACCCGGATACGCGATCGTTGTTGGGTAATTTGCATTTGGCGAAGATGCAATGGACTTTGGGACAGAAGAATTTCGAAACGATTTTGAAGAATCCAACAACGTCACAAGATGCTTATTCGTTAATTGCTTTGGGGAATTTTTGGTTGCAAAGTTTGCATCAGCCGAGTAAAGATAAGGAGAAGGATAAGAAGCATCAGGAGAAGGCATTGTCGATTTTTAAGCAAGTGCTGAGGAATGATCCGAAAAATATTTGGGCAGCGAATGGGATTGGATGTGTACTTGCTCATAAGGGATGCATTATTGAAGCGAGAGATATTTTTGCTcag gtTCGTGAAGCAACTGCCGACTTTTCCGACGTTTGGTTAAACATCGCTCACGTTTACGTCGAACAAAAGCAATACATCAGCGCCATTCAAATGTacgaaaattgcttaaaaaaattcttcaagcaCAACAACGTCGAAATTATGCTTTATCTCGCTCGAGCGTATTTCCGTGCCGGCAAATTGAAGGAAGCCAAGTTCACTTTGATCAAAGCTCGTCGCGTTGCGCCTCAAGACACGATTCTTCTCTTCAACATCGCTCTCGTCTTACAACGTCTCGCCATGCAAACCTTGAAAGATGACAAATCCGTCTTGACTGTCGTCTTGCAAGCTGTTCACGAGCTCGGATTGTCCTTGAAATATTTCACGTATCTCGCGCAAAATGGCGACAAAACGCGATTAAACGTCAATTTGGCACAAGCTGAGGCAAATCAATGTCAAGATTTGTTGTCGCAAGCACAATATCACGTGGCTCGAGCTCGTCGCATTGACGAACAGGAAAAATCTCTGCGGCAAAAGCAGGAGGAAGAACGTCGCGAGTTCAAGAAACGTCAAGAAGAGGAAAGACGTCGCATGGAGGAGTTGCGTCACAAGACAAAAGAAGAAATGCTCGCGAAACGTCAAGAGTACatcgaaaaaacgaaaaatgcgattttactTGCAACGGTCGTCGACGAAAAACCCCAAAAGGGACGTAAGCGACGCGATGAATACGTCTCGAGCAGCGGCAGTGAAGGTCCCCCAGGTGAAGGAGGCGAacgaaaagagaagaaaaaacgcGAACCGAAACCCAAAAAGGACAAAGGTGCTCGAAAACGTCGCGAAAAGAAGCAACAAGATGGCTCCGGATCGGATTCGGAAGGCGGCGAAGGCGGAGCTGGCAAGAAAAAGCGCGGCAAGAAACGCGGGCGAGTCGAAGCTGACAAAGGACTCACGAAACAGCAACAATCCCGAATTGTCTCGAAAGCAACAATTTCCACGAGCGAGTCGGATAGCGATCAAAGCCGTCTCAAAATTGCATCGGGAAGCGATTCAGGCAGCGGATCCGGAGGCgatcaaaaaatcaagaagaaaCGTCGTATCGCAAGCGGATCAGAACGTTCGTCGCGAAGTCGTTCACGTTCCGCATCCGGATCGGCAAAAAGTCGCAGCGGATCGTCGAGATCGCGTTCAAGATCAGGTTCGCGAAGCAAATCGCGCAGTAAATCGGGATCGAGATCGCGAAGTGGCTCAAGATCGAAATCGCGTTCACGCAGCAAGTCGGGAAGTCGTTCACGAAGCGGAAGTAGATCGTCGAGATCGCGCAGCGGAAGCAGATCGGGAAGCGGAAGTCGAAGATCGGGATCTCGAAGCGGAAGTGAAAGTAGACAAGGATCTCCAGTTTCGAGGAAATCCGTTTCAGCAAGTcctaattaa